The proteins below are encoded in one region of Pseudomonas putida NBRC 14164:
- a CDS encoding virulence factor SrfC family protein codes for MSDLTPKQQQLMGAWGAIHKGAGEALEWIEQVRGNAASVEAEADGLGLRLRRARNKAKNLQRSAGNPMTVGFFGLSQAGKSYLISALASDDHGKLESDFGGQVLDFIRHVNPPGGGGEATGVVTRFSHIAKPCLDVNYPVEITLFREIELVKILCNSWFEDFDLERVDHSYREQDIQTALSEFEGQDAGQVQPGVSSDDVVALWDYLKSNYEKSTRVLDDQYWPRAVKIAPRLALRERAKLFSVLWGGQAPITDLYLLLAGVLQKLDHVETLHAPISVFKQENISVTATPYNIMGVDLLSRLGTRHDVQVNVLPGRDGKVHTSVSISVAQLAALAVEVNFCLRTKPTASVAHGVDILDFPGYRTRNKYLSVDEAALKESADEVHPYWNLILRGKVAYLFERYSEAQEMNALVICTSSVKQSDVISVGPVLTRWIHNTQGATPKERGQRAPGLIWALTMCDGWANLELGKDDAHKFKAAERLMKITIIERFGSQEWMKEWSIGKPFDNTYMVRKPRLKETAFIERDEQDQELRVIERYVDDIKQLRQYVVDLPAANRHIANTGAAFDAMMTLNDGGISRFSTSFSSINDLDFKLARIEEQLEQCRTDLLEHGLNTWREEDFEQLLNKKREKTQYLLDNLGADPDAISELIHALQVPVEQLRELYLGGVYDIDGIDGEAGEEPEPAVRAPANKAPALNFGNVFGNTASATPAVAPKPVAKRLNSEQRFVRAALKAWIKHMRELGTQPLRLSSLRMSREVVEALVEELVSAVRRPAFIEQLDAAVMRRIFNGVRRDQIVQRQVLTVQLAMRDFLSWFDLLGKPVSERPTALLGESQPVFGAYQTFAQGELPVLPKEPSNQEQSFQIDWLSSLAWLTQENAKSGADPEITTEQRRQLAVLLNTFQAS; via the coding sequence ATGAGCGACCTTACGCCAAAGCAACAGCAGTTGATGGGTGCCTGGGGCGCCATTCACAAAGGCGCCGGCGAGGCGCTGGAATGGATCGAGCAGGTGCGTGGCAATGCCGCCAGTGTCGAGGCCGAGGCCGATGGCCTGGGCCTGCGCCTACGGCGCGCGCGCAACAAGGCGAAAAACCTCCAACGCAGTGCCGGCAACCCGATGACCGTGGGCTTTTTCGGCCTTTCGCAAGCGGGCAAGTCCTACCTTATTTCCGCGCTTGCTTCCGATGACCACGGCAAGCTGGAGAGTGACTTTGGTGGCCAAGTGTTGGATTTCATCCGGCATGTCAACCCACCGGGCGGCGGCGGTGAGGCCACCGGCGTGGTCACGCGTTTCAGCCACATCGCCAAGCCATGCCTGGACGTCAACTACCCAGTCGAAATCACGCTGTTCAGAGAGATCGAACTCGTAAAGATTCTGTGCAACTCGTGGTTCGAAGACTTCGACCTTGAGCGAGTGGACCACAGCTACAGAGAGCAAGATATTCAGACTGCGCTCAGTGAATTTGAAGGCCAGGACGCAGGCCAGGTACAACCTGGGGTTAGCAGCGATGATGTGGTTGCGCTGTGGGACTACCTGAAAAGCAACTATGAAAAGTCCACACGCGTCCTTGACGACCAGTACTGGCCACGTGCAGTAAAAATCGCGCCGCGCCTTGCGCTACGCGAGCGCGCGAAATTGTTCTCTGTACTGTGGGGTGGGCAGGCGCCCATCACCGACTTGTATTTACTGCTGGCCGGTGTTCTGCAGAAGCTGGACCATGTCGAAACGCTACATGCGCCCATCAGCGTGTTCAAGCAGGAAAATATCAGCGTTACGGCAACGCCTTACAACATCATGGGTGTAGACCTGCTCAGCCGCCTGGGCACTAGACACGACGTGCAAGTCAATGTTCTGCCGGGCAGAGACGGCAAGGTACATACCAGCGTCAGTATCTCCGTAGCGCAGCTGGCGGCACTGGCGGTAGAAGTGAACTTCTGCTTGCGGACCAAGCCAACTGCCTCGGTCGCCCATGGCGTCGACATTCTCGACTTCCCCGGCTACCGGACTCGCAATAAATACTTGTCGGTTGATGAGGCGGCCTTGAAAGAGTCCGCTGACGAAGTCCATCCGTACTGGAACCTGATCCTGCGCGGCAAGGTTGCCTATCTTTTCGAGCGTTACAGCGAAGCGCAAGAGATGAATGCTCTGGTCATCTGCACAAGCAGCGTGAAGCAGAGCGATGTCATCAGTGTTGGCCCGGTGTTGACCCGCTGGATCCACAATACCCAGGGCGCAACCCCGAAAGAGCGGGGCCAGCGCGCGCCAGGCCTGATCTGGGCCCTGACCATGTGTGACGGTTGGGCCAACCTCGAACTTGGCAAAGATGACGCGCACAAGTTCAAGGCCGCCGAGCGGCTGATGAAAATCACCATTATCGAGCGCTTTGGCAGCCAGGAGTGGATGAAGGAATGGTCCATCGGCAAGCCGTTCGACAATACCTACATGGTCCGCAAGCCACGCCTGAAAGAAACCGCGTTCATCGAGCGTGACGAGCAAGACCAGGAGCTGCGCGTGATCGAGCGCTACGTCGACGATATCAAACAGCTCCGACAATACGTTGTCGACCTGCCGGCGGCCAACCGCCATATAGCCAATACCGGTGCCGCCTTCGATGCCATGATGACGTTGAACGATGGCGGGATCAGCCGTTTCAGCACCAGCTTCTCGTCGATCAATGACCTGGACTTCAAGCTGGCGCGTATCGAAGAGCAGCTGGAACAGTGCCGCACCGACCTGCTGGAGCACGGCCTGAACACCTGGCGCGAGGAAGACTTCGAGCAACTGCTGAACAAGAAGCGTGAAAAAACCCAGTACCTGCTCGACAACCTGGGCGCCGACCCGGACGCGATCAGCGAACTGATCCATGCCTTGCAGGTGCCTGTCGAACAGCTGCGTGAACTGTACCTGGGCGGTGTGTACGACATCGACGGCATTGACGGCGAGGCCGGCGAAGAGCCAGAACCCGCCGTCAGGGCCCCGGCCAACAAGGCCCCGGCACTCAACTTCGGCAACGTGTTCGGCAACACTGCCTCGGCAACGCCAGCAGTTGCCCCCAAGCCTGTGGCCAAGCGCCTCAACTCCGAGCAACGCTTTGTACGCGCGGCGCTGAAGGCGTGGATCAAGCATATGCGCGAGCTGGGTACGCAACCGCTGCGCCTGAGCAGCCTGCGCATGAGCCGCGAAGTGGTCGAGGCCTTGGTCGAGGAACTGGTCAGTGCAGTGCGCCGACCGGCCTTCATCGAACAACTGGATGCCGCCGTCATGCGCCGGATTTTCAACGGCGTGCGCCGTGACCAGATAGTCCAGCGCCAGGTCCTGACCGTGCAACTGGCCATGCGGGACTTCCTGTCCTGGTTCGACCTGCTGGGCAAACCTGTCAGCGAGCGCCCGACCGCCCTGCTGGGTGAGAGCCAACCCGTATTTGGCGCCTACCAGACCTTTGCCCAGGGCGAATTGCCAGTGCTCCCGAAAGAGCCGTCCAACCAGGAGCAGAGCTTCCAGATCGACTGGCTGTCGAGCCTGGCCTGGCTGACCCAGGAAAACGCCAAAAGTGGCGCGGACCCGGAAATCACCACCGAGCAGCGACGCCAGTTGGCGGTGCTGCTGAACACCTTTCAAGCGAGTTGA